One segment of Pyricularia oryzae 70-15 chromosome 3, whole genome shotgun sequence DNA contains the following:
- a CDS encoding arylsulfatase encodes MKWTTAALAAVLSLTGEAKPVSKSKPNIIMIMTDDQDLHLDSTEHMPTLQKLLVQRGTTFNNHWVTEAQCCPSRATVLRGQQAHNTNITAVRYPGGNYDKWRASEMDSEYLPKWLNDAGYSTNYIGKFLNGHNLGNYNPPPKAWTEIDALIDPYMYDFNRAVFSKNGQHPVNYPGWHQTDIVRIKAVERIKQLAQDDKPFFYWISPTAPHTVPPINGPSDNMPQPLTRHKDLFPDLVLPKKGNWNPPDEYAKQKVNWVGRTPPLNESMLAETEVLYKTRIQSLQGIDEIIEDVVATLEQEGILDNTYIIYTSDNGFMIGTHRITAMKSLAYKEAGQTPFIVRGPGVPEGVVSRLPGTHTDIAPTLLELAGVDPASFPKLFDGRSLLPQWREPTGSGNCSQTSPVQTECSGDVIGVEFWGDANYELPALPFNDPQGPYGAVMSSFKALRVAGEHRAYLYTVWCSNELELYNTLTDPDELVNLALNPDAETRRLMTRLNALLLVIKSCEGDVCRAPWQAFANDTALAGLPSFSTLDAALDPRLDDYFASLPGVHFDACLQVQVVANERPFYPEAAAEGLGTAWRVTFDDWSSPAFRTRDKVPANAVPAGSVEQRTATFADLLAAQRDLTGFELGQ; translated from the exons ATGAAGTGGACAACGGCAGCGCTGGCAGCAGTACTCTCCCTCACGGGAGAGGCCAAACCTGTGTCCAAGTCAAAGCCCAACATCATCATGATCATGACGGATGACCAGGATCTGCACCTCGACTCGACGGAGCACATGCCGACGCTTCAGAAGCTCCTGGTCCAGCGCGGCACCACCTTTAACAACCACTGGGTGACCGAAGCCCAGTGCTGTCCGAGCCGGGCCACGGTATTGAGGGGCCAGCAGGCTCACAACACCAACATCACGGCCGTGAGATATCCCGGCGGCAACTACGACAAGTGGCGGGCCTCGGAGATGGACTCGGAATACCTGCCCAAGTGGCTCAACGACGCGGGATATTCGACAAACTACATAGGCAAGTTCCTCAACGGCCACAATCTCGGCAACTACAACCCTCCTCCCAAAGCCTGGACGGAAATCGATGCCCTCATCGATCCTTACATGTACGACTTTAACCGGGCCGTGTTTTCCAAGAATGGGCAGCACCCCGTCAACTATCCGGGCTGGCATCAGACGGACATTGTCCGCATCAAGGCCGTGGAGCGCATCAAGCAGCTGGCCCAGGACGACAAGCCCTTCTTCTACTGGATCTCCCCGACGGCTCCCCACACCGTGCCGCCCATCAACGGTCCCTCGGACAACATGCCCCAGCCGCTGACTCGCCACAAGGATCTCTTCCCGGATCTGGTGCTTCCCAAGAAGGGCAACTGGAACCCGCCAGACGAGTACGCCAAGCAAAAGGTCAACTGGGTCGGCCGCACCCCACCCCTGAACGAGTCCATGCTGGCCGAGACCGAGGTGCTGTACAAGACTCGTATTCAATCCCTGCAGGGCATCGACGAGATCATCGAGGACGTGGTTGCCACGCTGGAGCAGGAGGGTATCCTGGACAACACCTACATCATCTACACCTCTGACAACGGCTTCATGATCGGCACCCACCGCATCACCGCCATGAAGTCCCTGGCGTACAAGGAGGCAGGCCAGACCCCTTTTATCGTGCGCGGGCCGGGGGTGCCCGAGGGTGTCGTGTCCAGGCTGCCGGGCACCCACACCGACATTGCCCCGACGCTGCTCGAGCTTGCGGGCGTTGATCCCGCCAGCTTTCCAAAGTTGTTTGACGGCAGGAGTCTCCTTCCGCAGTGGCGCGAGCCGACCGGCAGCGGGAACTGCAGCCAGACCAGCCCGGTACAGACCGAATGCAGCGGCGACGTGATCGGGGTGGAGTTTTGGGGCGATGCCAACTACGAGCTGCCCGCGCTCCCGTTCAACGACCCGCAAGGGCCGTATGGCGCCGTCATGTCTTCGTTCAAGGCGCTGCGGGTGGCGGGCGAGCACCGGGCATATTTGTACACCGTGTGGTGCTCGAATGAGCTGGAACTGTACAATACGCTG ACCGACCCCGACGAACTCGTCAACCTCGCCCTCAACCCCGACGCCGAAACCCGCCGGCTGATGACGCGCCTCAACGCCCTCCTGCTGGTGATCAAGTCCTGCGAGGGCGACGTGTGCCGCGCCCCGTGGCAGGCCTTTGCCAACGACACGGCCCTGGCCGGCCTCCCGTCCTTCTCCACGCTCGACGCCGCGCTCGACCCGCGCCTCGACGACTACTTTGCCTCGCTGCCCGGCGTGCACTTTGACGCGTGCCTGCAGGTGCAGGTCGTGGCCAACGAGCGGCCCTTTTACCCCGAGGCCGCGGCCGAGGGCCTGGGCACGGCCTGGAGGGTCACCTTTGACGACTGGTCGTCGCCCGCCTTCCGGACCAGGGACAAGGTGCCGGCGAATGCTGTGCCCGCGGGGTCGGTGGAGCAGAGGACCGCGACGTTTGCGGATCTCCTCGCGGCGCAGCGGGACCTGACTGGCTTTGAGCTGGGTCAGTGA